One genomic window of Candidatus Hydrogenedentota bacterium includes the following:
- a CDS encoding response regulator, whose translation MSHILVVDDEPQVRAMLTAKLQQNGYLVSEAEEGEAALQVTRSIKVDLIILDLLMPGKEGLETLMAFRKEKDPPKIIAVSGGSRTIGTDFLPAALKLGASRTFRKPFRCEELLDAIRELL comes from the coding sequence ATGAGTCATATACTCGTTGTTGACGACGAGCCCCAAGTCCGGGCCATGCTCACTGCCAAGTTGCAACAGAATGGCTATCTGGTCTCTGAAGCGGAAGAGGGAGAGGCCGCGCTACAAGTTACGCGATCCATCAAAGTGGATCTGATCATTCTGGACCTCCTCATGCCCGGAAAAGAGGGCCTGGAAACCCTCATGGCCTTTCGCAAGGAGAAAGATCCCCCCAAGATCATCGCGGTATCCGGAGGGTCCCGGACCATCGGCACCGATTTTCTGCCCGCAGCCCTCAAGCTGGGCGCAAGTCGCACCTTTCGCAAGCCATTCCGGTGCGAAGAGCTCCTGGACGCGATTCGGGAACTGCTTTAA